In Lolium rigidum isolate FL_2022 chromosome 3, APGP_CSIRO_Lrig_0.1, whole genome shotgun sequence, the genomic window gaggagcggcggcggcgggaggaggaggagaaggcgaggaggGCTAGGGCTgctgcgccggcggcgccggcgcctagGCCGGAGATGAGGGCCTCGTCCTCGTCGCGTGCCCCCTCGTTCAGGAATAATGAGAGGGCCCGCGGAGTGCAGCGGTTGGTGGTCGTGGCGGATCGACCGCCGCCGCGGCAAGGGGAGGTTACTGCCGTGAAGATTGATTCCCGTGGCAACAAGGGGCCGGACGGCGGCTCGGCCAATGCACCCCCAGGGGGTGGCTTCAAGGCGCAGGTCTCCGCGGGTATGGTTGCTGGTCCAGGCGAGCCAGCCAAGCCTGCTGCCGCATCATCTCACGCCGGCAAGCTGGAGGAGAAGAGAAAGGGGGATGCCTCAGGATTTCAGGGCACAGCACCGGGGACCAACAGTGCGCCAGCCGAGCTGGCCAGGGTGGACATTGCATCATATCGAGGCCCAGCCAGGCCGAGGCACAGCCACCAGGGGAGGAAGAAGGGATTGGATGCCCGGAGTACAGAAACAGCCATGACTAGCTCCATTGGTGAGGCGGTGGAGGCATCGCCGCAGCCAGTGGTTAATCATGATTTCAAGGGGAAGAGTCGATCGGGTGACCGGAGCAATGAGACAGCCGCAGCCAGCATACCGGGCAAAGCGGCTGAGGCATCACCGCCGCGAGGCGTCAAGTCGGACAACAAGGGGAAAGTAAAACCGTCGGGAGGCAGGCACGCGAGCACGGCACCAGGCAGTGATATGCCGGATGGCAAGAAGGTGGAGGCCTCAGTAAGTGAGGGCACAGCATCTGGCTTGAGCAGCGTGTCAAGCGAGCACGCCGATGCAGACGTTACATCATGCCGAATGCCCCTCAAGCCGATGTATAGGCGCAAGGGGAAGAAGGGATTTGATGTCCGGAGCACAGAAACAGCCACAACCAATGTGGCTGGCAAGACTACAGACACATCATCATTTGGAGGCGCAAATTTGGAGATTAAAGGGAATAAGGGATTGATTGAGCAGGGCACAGAAACAGCCTTGCCTAGGATGTCAAGCAAGGCAGCTGACGCTTCACTAACTCGAGGCTTCAAGTCAGAGAACAAGGGGAGGAATGAACCCTCAGCAGGCAGGCATGCAGGCATGCCACCAAGCACCGCTTGTCGTGATGGAATGAAGACTCAGCCCTGTCCGGCCGCTGTGGGCGGTGGTGGCCAGAGGAGCAGCGGTGGTGGCCAAGGGACCACCTGGGAGGCAAAAACAGAGGGCCTTCAGGGAAAACAGAGAGCGGAGGAGGTGAAGGCACAATCGCATCCGACTGCTGAGAGCATTGCCTTTTTAAGAAGCAGCAGCGATCAAGGGATGATCCAGGCGGCAAAACCCGAGGGCTCTGGGGAGAAGCAGTGTCTGGTGGAGATGAGAACCGCATCCCAGCTGAAGCCAAGGAATATGAGGAACTCCGGTAGGCAGTGGCCTGGTGATCACAGCCGAGTGAATTTCACCGCAAGGCAGAACAGCATGGTCTGGATGCCcaaggctgctgctgctgcgccaGACTGTGCCGAAGTCGGAAAATTTTCTTAGAATATTAGTGTAGATATGGTAGCAGTATATGATAACATGTGCCAAATGGTAGATTTTCGATCTACCAATTAATATGCTAAACCCTATGTATAAATTAGGCTTCAGGTTGCCTGACTGGTTTGACAGATTGGTTTGGTGGAATATGGTAATCTCTGTAGACTCCTGTTGTAATTGCATCATTTCATTTTTTGATGTTCATCCGCACAAGATTTGTTTGTTCCAAACATGTTGCATACAAAAATATGCGGCATTGAGGTGAGGATGGTAAATTAGAAATGAATTGTACATGCCATATATTCAAATATAATTGTGGAAATATACTGAATGGTGCAGAGTTTAACTGGGGAAGAACCGAAGCCTGTTTCCTCAATCTAATTCATCGTGGACTGTTTACATTCTGCTGCTTATAAGCAGAGATAAAATGGAGTTGgcttttgttttctgctgtttctgACCAGAAACAATACCAAAGCAAAACTGGTGTCAGAAGCATTGGAAGCTCCAATTGGCTGATGATGGCATTATCCTCATTCGAATCTCACAGTAAGTACATGCTACATTTCTCATCAAAATGTCTTACAAGCTATGAATCAAAACATTACATATTACTGCATATACAAATAATCCCCTGAATCACCGCCTAATTTCTAATTCCCACTGCTTCATCCTCGCATTGTCACATATCCTAGAGCGAGGGGAAGTACCTGCTCATGCCATATGGAAGAGCATAGAACTCCTCACTTCTGACATCATGCCTGTAGGACTTGAATTTCTCCAACCACAGGTAGCCACTGTCCTTCCTCACTTGGGGTTCCCAGTAGAGATGTGTGCAATCCAGAAGGTAGGCGAGTATTGCAGCAACAGTTGCGGGCGAGGAGAATATCACGTTGGTAATGACATTGAACTGAAATTttaatgaacaggataagaaggtTCAGCTAATGATCAGTGTGAAAGATGTAACTTATAAGTAGTTCTGTCACTCTGTGGTTGAGTATACATACCGCGAGTGAACGTGTGTGAGCTGGTCCAAAGCCGTAGAATGTCTCAAACTCCCGGAAGTACTGTGGTATGGACagccccaggaacaaagagatactGAGTATGAATTTGGTTCTCAGGGTGTTAAGGTTGCAATATTGAAGGTAGCAGAGGCCTGCAGCAGCTGTTTCAGGGATAAAAACAAGATCAACAGAATAATGTTATGACAATTCCAGAATTTGATTCCATGAAACTCTTATGGATGGGTGCATAATGCTCACCTGAATAAGCAAACAGAACACAGTAAAGTGCAGAGAAAATTGGCAATGGAATGGATGCGAGGATTGCCCCAAATTTTCCTGTTGATTGTTAAGCCATGTCAGCCAACTGAAATCCCTAACTATGAATGGTGATCACTGATAATGCTGAATGATTCACAGAACGGGAGCAGTACCAAACAGTGAGAAGAAAATCATGAACAAGGCTGAAATCTTTATAACTCGTCTGCTTCCAACTCGTGTCAAGGCCAGTAGACCACAGTTCTCACTGTAGTATCAAACAAGGACAATTAGTTGCTAACTTCTCATGTAGGCAAGTTCTGAGCAGTGGCTCTTAGCAGACTAAGAGTGCCAAAGTAGATGTAGAGCTCATTACACTGAAGCTGCTGTGCCTGTCAATGTACCGCACATCCCATCCAGTATGATAGATATGCCCTGAAGGTTTTGAAGTTGCATTGCAGTGAGTGGAAGTCGGAGAAAAATATTCATGAGAAGAATTAAGCTTTTAGCTGTGTTATTCAAGCACCTGCCAGCCGATTCCACGAGCGAAAACTGAAGGCGGAACCCATGTCGCGCCTGCGTATCTTGATACCGCAATCAGGGTACCGGTAGACTGAAAGTGGAAGTGTTCATCAGAATACGTAGTTAGGGTACCGATTGTTTTGCCGATTCACGACTGACCGATGTAGGCATTACATGTTAATTGTTGAGCTTTATTTTAGTAAGATGTTATCCGAAAAGCCAAAACACTGCCAATATACGTTTTTGTGGTTAAACCATCGTCTTTACACGGACATATTTTTCTTACGATAAAACTTTGTTTCTCCTGTTTGTGCTTATGCTAGCGTTCCAGATGTGGGATGCACATCAGCAAGAGACAGAAACAGTATCTGAATTCTGAACATGAGTTTTTCAGTTATTGCCTTTTGTCTCTCTGATGATCACATTTTCTTATCTGCATGATGAATAGATGACATGAAGTGCAGTACCTCGATGAGTGACGCGAATGAAGCGGCCATCATGGCGAAGCAGTCTTGCGCGCAGAAGATGGGGTATCCCCACTGGAACGGGTAAGGGAACCTGACCCTGCTCATGGCAGAAGCAAGAAGCTGAGCCTCTCGAGATCGAGCAAGAAGATGACCACGTCAGAGAGAGTTTGAGCCTGTACCAGGGCGCGGCGTGGATGAGGCCGGAGCTGTCGGTGCGGCAGGCGAACTGCGTCACCGGGTTCCTCTCGTTGTAGGCGCCAGCCGCCGTGAGTATCTCGGCGAAGATCCACACGATGATCACCGTCACCAGCACGGCGCACCGGCCGAACACGAAGCTCCCTGCGGCGAAGTAATGGGAGGCGTACTGCAACACAGAAGTTCTCGGTGAGTGAGAAAAGATTCTGGGTCAATGTGAAATACTAGTAATATTATGTGTTGCAGTTAAGATTTAAGAAGCATCGAAGCAAAACCTCGGCGAATATTATGAGCAGGACGAGCGTGGGGAGTCCTATCTCGATGCACTTGGCGACCCCGGGGAAGGCGAAGTAGAAGAGGCCGAGCGCGGAGAGGGTGACGAAGGGGACGGCCGCGAGCGGGCTAAGGAAGCGTATGAAGACCCGCCATATGCCgaagaagccgatgacggcctggAAGACGCCGGCGATGATGAGCGCGCCCTGGAGCGACCGCATGGTGAACACGAACCTCTGAAGACGAAAAACGGCACCGGTCGATCAGTCAGACAACTGCTTTAGAGAAGGACAATAGCAGAGGAAACAGCGGCAGAAACGGTAGCTAGCTGCTTGTAAGAAAACGGACCTCGAAGGGGTCGATGATGATGAGGTACCGCGGGCTGATGATGATGGCCACGGCGGGGTAGATGTAGGTGTAGGAGCCGCCCATCACGGCGGGGAGCCGCGTGCCGAAGTGGACCTGCAGCAGCGTGTTGATACCGGAGAGGAAGAGGATGGTCTGGATCACCACCGCCTTCTCCTCCTGCAATGCACACGATCGAGCTCGTCACGAAGAGTAGCAGAGGACAGTGTGACACAAAATGGACGAAGGGGAGAAAGAGAGCTCACATGGCCGCCGCCCATGAGCGGGACGAGGATGGTGGCGATGATGACGGTGGTGCCGAGCATGACCAGGTAGTGCTGGAACCCCACGATCACCGTGGTGACTGCGCCATGGAATGGAAGCAGAGACGTTAGAAAGAAAAAAGATTTCAGAACTCAAACCCATCCATCGATCGGTAAGGCTTGGTGGTGGTACGCACTCCATGGCGGCGGGCTGGTGATGCAGTAGTCGAGGCCGCGGAACTGCTCGTGGCAGGGGTGCGGCACCAGGTCCTCGGCCTTCACCGGCATGGCTGGAGCGCGCCCACCGGCGAACGGAGGAAGACGAAAGGATCGGGCGTTGGGGTTCAGTTCGCGGTACTGAAGCGGCTGTGGGAAGAAGAAACGCAGGCGCGCCTTCCTTTATGTAGCTGCTTGCCTGCCGGTCTCTCCCGCTTCTTCGTCCGCCCGTCCGTGCGTTTCATCATGCCGCTGCGGCGTCGGTTTCTACCTCGCGCGTCAGGTGCTGCTAACCCAGGTGCGCTTTACGACGGCGTCTCTGTCAGTCGATGAGCCACCTCTTttgttgtttgtttttgtttttttctgctGTATATACTGTATAAAAATTCACCAGTTACTCCATTCTTGTGTCCGGTCTGAACTGGATGGTGGTTCACAGCGGCCTCTCTTTGATTCAAACAATTTTTGTGCTAGTAGAATATTTGAAGCATTGAAACCTTTTCCGAGTtgattcttagagcatctctagtcgtagTATCCAAAGGGTGTGCGGCGGCAATGCCGAGCCGGGCCTTTGGGAGGCACCGGATGGAATGGCCCTCTTTGGGAGTGTCTATGTCCAGTCGGGTTCCTCAAAAGGTTTAGATAAATTTCAAGTGAACTTAAAATTTTATTTCATTATATCTTGCAAAGATGAACGAAATTCAACTAAATTTAAATGAAATTAAAACTAAAAGCTCCTCGTTCACCGCATCGTTCTCCTCGGCGCCACCTTGTCGCACCTCCTCCTTCATGGTGGGGGCGGCAGAGCGATGCTTGCCCCTGTTGGCAATGTGCTCCATATGACAGCCTCCAGGGtgcaccaccccccccccccaccaccaccaccgcacgtGCCCCTCTTGGTTCGTGTTGCGAGGCGCCATGGAGAATTCATTCCACTGCTCGTGGTGGTGGGCCACACAAAGTCAGCCATTTCTCACCTCCTCCATGGGGGTGGAACGGTGAGCGCTCACCTCGTCCGTCCGCCGTGACATCCCCTGTTGCGGCGCCGACGGAGTCAAGATCCCGCCAACGCTGACCTGCCAAACCCTCGGAAGCCTCGTATCGGGGGTGGGGGCACTCTATGCGCTACAAGGCCCACGTCTTGTCGGCGGGGGCGAATCCTTTTTTGCAGCATTGAACTCGATGTGTTCTAGACGATGGAAGCTATGGGTGATGGCGTGCGTCCAGGAGGATGTTGGGTGGTTCTGGGGCGACAGCATGCGTCGCCACGTCTATTTACAACCGAGGCAGGCAAGAAGGAAGTTGTGCATTTACGTCGCTGCATGGGGGAAGACGCAACGACAACGAGATGTGTCGCCTGCCGTTGCTGCTTGGAGGAAGACGCAACGACAACAAGATGTGTCGCCTGCCGCCGCCTAGCAAACGGCGAGGTCTTTAATCTTTATTTTTGGTTGACACGCCGTTGTCTCTATGACAGGTCGGCCCGCCTGTCGGTGTCCTACGTGGCGTCAAGACCGGCTTGTGAGTAGAAACTAGAGCAACATCAAACTGAGCCACGCCTAGTATCTAACGGCTCGCGATTAATATGAAATGAACTACCAGTAGCTAGGATAGGTACTATGGTAGAATCCACTTCCATCATATATTTTTGTTTTCTCAACACTTTTACCGTTTTTAACATGATCTCGAACCTCGCTTGATCAAATCCGTTAACCACATGGGGATGTGCGCGGTTGAGAGAGAGATAAAGGAAGGACTCTGGGTCAGTAGTTGTGCCCTGAGAGAGCTTTTAGGTAGGAAGACGAGCGCACGGTATGGGTTCGGCTTCAGCTTAGCTTCCACACTAGCCCTTTTCCCACGTTAGATGGGGTTGGCGAACTAGCTTCGGGCTGATATGGCTGATGCAGCATCAGATCCAAACTTCGTTCCGGACTTCGGCCTGTTCATGTGCGATGTCACCGTCAGTTTTCCCTCGTTTGGAAGTGCGTATTTTAGTAGCCGGTCGCTTGTTGATTGGTGTAGGTAGCGCTGTGGAGTTGTGTAGTTGGAATGGTGGTTCTGGGGTTGCAGCGACCAGAGAATGTGTTATGTGGAGGCCAAGCCGCAGCAGCAGGACAGGGGCAAAATGGCatggattagagcatctccagtcgcgtcccctaaaccgtcccccaaagggatttggggcgcgccggacaaaaaaagcgttccagccgcgtcccccaaagcccacaggggacgcaccgggcacgccggacacaacgaaatgagaggcgaggaggcgcggggccgacccgtcagcggctcggacgctcaaccgccacatacgtagcgacggtgcagttgacaggaagcggaaccgtcgcattggcaagcgcgtcgacgacgcgccaaccccgccggaatggagcgccgactcctcggaagagcaaccgctgctctcttcgacttctgcgccgccgttcatccgcgctcaataagacccgtacgtacgccgtacgcacgccaccattcatccaagccttcatccgacacctccggcgacgatgagctacatctcccagctcccgtccgacacctccggcgagggaaagcctgccggctggcgccattggtgggagagagccgggacgccgagcagcggcgacgattccccgccgccggttgacggcgaggaggaatggctgggccgggaggaggaggaagaagagagcgaggccgcggcggcggcggtggcccgtgcgaaggcgaaggcggccaaggcgaaggcttccaaggcgaaggccgccaaggccaaggccgccaaggccaaggccaaggccaaggccaaggcgaaggcgaaggccaaggcgcagccgacgagcaccggcgacgacgacgcgtcgagcgccgacaccgcctcttcggaagaggtgacgagcaggaagcgccaccgcgatgacgacgacgaggcggggccatcagcgaagaagaagaagtagatagtttatatgtatttaattatattttttcgaagttttatatataatttgtttatgttcaaccgatttgaatattattaaatagtttctttctagctaaaaaaaatactttaaatgtttgggggcggcgtttgggggacgcggctggggagcgacgtcccccaaacgcggcacgaacgaaacacgtcccccaaacgctcgatccggcgcggtttgggggacggtttgggggacgcggctggagatgctcttaggtaggTACGTAGACGATGGTAATGGGTCTCTTGTCGCTTTGTTTCTCAATGTGGTAACTCTAGGCTCTACCTAGAGGCAAAATCTTTTCAAACGTATGAATATTCAGTTTCCTCTTTTATTATTCCAAAATTCACCTGAAAATCGAATTCCATTTTTTCAACGGGattcttactcaaattgaaaaatTCTATAACAATCTCTTGACTCAGAATTAGGGATATAGGAACATTTGTTTATGCACGAGGCGAACATTTCATTTCATTTATATGCACTATTGTTATCTGGCTACACAAAAACTTATTttgcatactccctccgttcaaa contains:
- the LOC124697137 gene encoding nucleobase-ascorbate transporter LPE1 — encoded protein: MAPQIEIKLFMNGIPCKHPSTILASDFETLLLNLVGDLNNMVRSSANIVTTAEFPGLNTLGMMSIARSDIGQCFPTLTGRRPLQYRELNPNARSFRLPPFAGGRAPAMPVKAEDLVPHPCHEQFRGLDYCITSPPPWITTVIVGFQHYLVMLGTTVIIATILVPLMGGGHEEKAVVIQTILFLSGINTLLQVHFGTRLPAVMGGSYTYIYPAVAIIISPRYLIIIDPFERFVFTMRSLQGALIIAGVFQAVIGFFGIWRVFIRFLSPLAAVPFVTLSALGLFYFAFPGVAKCIEIGLPTLVLLIIFAEYASHYFAAGSFVFGRCAVLVTVIIVWIFAEILTAAGAYNERNPVTQFACRTDSSGLIHAAPWVRFPYPFQWGYPIFCAQDCFAMMAASFASLIESTGTLIAVSRYAGATWVPPSVFARGIGWQGISIILDGMCGTLTGTAASVENCGLLALTRVGSRRVIKISALFMIFFSLFGKFGAILASIPLPIFSALYCVLFAYSAAAGLCYLQYCNLNTLRTKFILSISLFLGLSIPQYFREFETFYGFGPAHTRSLAFNVITNVIFSSPATVAAILAYLLDCTHLYWEPQVRKDSGYLWLEKFKSYRHDVRSEEFYALPYGMSRYFPSL